A stretch of the Poseidonibacter parvus genome encodes the following:
- the urtB gene encoding urea ABC transporter permease subunit UrtB has product MKIFKIILLNLLILSASFGVTLKEDSNKLLTKSFKTKEKTIIELTSKYSKDEKLEFLFQKLLKGELLYTKSDKQIVYIKEKIEDDYKTADIFSKEDLKLTSKYDFKKVKINNKLRSIIKSSLAKINLFSSNEDIRFNSAKNLLANLDIKNEELINEILQTEKSTKVKEVLEEAVTALGVKFKDGEAQKQAIIKLGDYLSPKSLEVLKNISSNSEDKELVKLANTSIASIETNRSFYSFLETAFFGLSMGSVLLLAAIGLAVTFGVMKVINMAHGELIMIGAYTTYALQQIMPNLIEYSIIVAIPAAFIVSGLVGIAIERLVIRHLYGRPLETLLATFGISLVLQQIVRTVFSPLNQEVKTPEWMSGALEVNSALSLTYNRLYIVVFSIIVFLFVLYILNKTSLGLKVRAVSQNREIARAMGIKASWIDAITFGLGSGIAGVAGVALSQLTNVGPNLGQAYIVDSFMVVVFGGVGNLWGTLIAAFTLGEFNKFIEPVAGAVLAKVIILVFIILFIQKRPRGLFPKKGRDAED; this is encoded by the coding sequence ATGAAAATATTTAAAATAATATTACTTAATTTATTAATACTTAGTGCTTCATTTGGAGTTACTCTAAAAGAAGATTCTAACAAATTACTAACAAAAAGTTTTAAAACAAAAGAAAAAACAATCATTGAACTAACTTCAAAATATAGTAAAGATGAAAAGCTAGAATTTTTATTTCAAAAATTGTTAAAAGGTGAACTTCTTTATACAAAAAGTGATAAACAAATAGTTTACATAAAAGAAAAAATTGAAGATGATTATAAAACTGCTGATATTTTTTCTAAAGAAGATCTAAAACTTACTTCAAAATATGATTTTAAAAAAGTTAAGATCAATAATAAATTAAGAAGTATTATCAAGAGTTCTCTTGCAAAAATTAATCTATTTTCTTCAAATGAAGATATTAGATTTAACTCTGCAAAGAATTTACTTGCTAATCTTGATATAAAAAATGAAGAATTAATTAATGAAATTCTTCAAACAGAAAAAAGTACTAAAGTAAAAGAAGTACTTGAAGAAGCAGTTACTGCTTTAGGTGTAAAATTTAAAGATGGTGAAGCACAAAAGCAAGCCATAATAAAATTAGGAGATTATTTATCTCCTAAATCATTAGAAGTATTGAAAAATATTTCATCAAATAGTGAAGATAAAGAACTGGTAAAACTAGCAAACACTTCAATTGCTTCAATAGAAACAAATAGATCTTTTTATTCGTTTCTAGAAACGGCATTTTTTGGTTTAAGTATGGGTTCTGTTTTACTTCTAGCTGCTATTGGTCTTGCTGTTACTTTTGGTGTTATGAAAGTAATTAATATGGCTCATGGTGAGCTTATTATGATTGGTGCTTACACAACATATGCACTTCAACAAATTATGCCAAATTTAATTGAGTATTCAATTATAGTTGCAATTCCAGCTGCATTTATTGTAAGTGGACTTGTGGGAATTGCTATTGAAAGACTTGTGATTAGACATTTATATGGACGTCCACTTGAAACATTACTTGCAACATTTGGTATTTCACTAGTGTTACAACAAATTGTAAGAACAGTTTTCTCTCCTTTAAATCAAGAAGTTAAAACGCCTGAGTGGATGAGTGGAGCATTGGAAGTTAATAGTGCTTTATCACTTACATACAACAGATTATATATTGTTGTTTTCTCAATTATTGTGTTTTTGTTTGTTTTATATATTTTAAATAAAACATCATTAGGATTAAAAGTACGAGCTGTTTCACAAAATAGAGAAATAGCACGAGCAATGGGAATTAAAGCTTCATGGATTGATGCAATTACATTTGGTTTAGGTTCAGGAATTGCAGGGGTTGCAGGTGTTGCCTTATCACAACTTACAAATGTTGGACCAAATTTAGGACAAGCATATATTGTTGATTCCTTTATGGTTGTTGTATTTGGTGGAGTTGGAAATTTATGGGGAACGTTAATTGCAGCATTTACATTAGGTGAGTTTAATAAGTTTATTGAACCAGTTGCTG
- the urtA gene encoding urea ABC transporter substrate-binding protein, whose translation MKRFTKALAASALLSLTISAATAAETIKVGVLHSLSGTMAISETTLKDTVLMLIEEQNKKGGVLGKKLEPVVVDPASNWPLFAEKMRGLLTKDKVDVTFGCWTSVSRKSVLPVVEELNGLLFYPVQYEGEESSKNVFYTGAAPNQQAIPAVDYLINEIGAKRFVLAGTDYVYPRTTNKVLESYLKSKGVAAEDIMINYTPFGHSDWQSIVSDIKKFGSAGKKTAVVSTINGDANVPFYKELGNQGISSSDIPVVAFSVGEEELSGLDTKPLVGHLAAWNYFQSAESKENAEFIKTWRAYKKDDKKVTNDPMEATYIGFKMWVKAVEKAGTTNVDKVTDAMVGISVPNLTGGTATMLKNHHLTKPVLIGEIQEDGQFETVWETEGEVAGDAWSDFLPGSKDLISDWTSPVNCGNYNTVTKKCIGAK comes from the coding sequence ATGAAAAGATTTACGAAAGCATTAGCCGCTTCTGCGTTACTTAGTCTGACAATATCAGCTGCAACTGCTGCAGAAACAATTAAAGTTGGGGTTTTACACTCACTGTCTGGAACAATGGCAATTTCTGAAACTACATTAAAAGATACTGTTTTAATGTTAATTGAAGAGCAAAATAAAAAAGGTGGGGTTTTAGGAAAAAAATTAGAACCTGTAGTTGTTGATCCAGCTTCAAACTGGCCTTTATTTGCTGAAAAAATGAGAGGACTTTTAACAAAAGATAAAGTTGATGTAACATTTGGTTGTTGGACTTCTGTATCTAGAAAATCTGTTTTACCAGTTGTTGAAGAGTTAAATGGTTTATTATTCTACCCTGTACAATATGAAGGTGAAGAATCAAGTAAGAATGTATTTTATACAGGTGCTGCGCCTAACCAACAAGCAATTCCTGCAGTTGATTATTTAATCAATGAAATTGGTGCAAAAAGATTTGTATTAGCTGGTACTGATTATGTTTATCCAAGAACTACAAATAAAGTTTTAGAGTCATACTTAAAGTCAAAAGGTGTAGCTGCAGAAGATATTATGATTAACTATACTCCATTTGGTCATTCTGATTGGCAATCAATCGTAAGTGATATTAAAAAGTTTGGTTCAGCTGGAAAGAAAACAGCTGTTGTTTCAACTATTAATGGTGATGCAAACGTTCCTTTCTATAAAGAATTAGGTAACCAAGGTATTTCATCTTCTGATATTCCTGTAGTTGCTTTCTCTGTTGGTGAAGAAGAATTATCAGGTCTTGATACAAAACCTCTTGTTGGACATTTAGCTGCGTGGAACTACTTCCAAAGTGCTGAGTCAAAAGAAAATGCTGAGTTTATTAAAACATGGAGAGCATATAAAAAAGATGATAAAAAAGTTACAAATGACCCAATGGAAGCTACATACATTGGATTTAAAATGTGGGTAAAAGCTGTTGAAAAAGCTGGTACTACAAATGTTGATAAAGTAACTGATGCAATGGTTGGTATTTCTGTTCCAAACTTAACTGGTGGAACTGCAACAATGCTTAAGAATCACCACTTAACAAAACCTGTTTTAATTGGAGAAATTCAAGAAGACGGTCAGTTTGAAACTGTATGGGAAACTGAAGGTGAAGTAGCTGGAGATGCATGGTCTGATTTCTTACCTGGATCTAAAGATTTAATTTCAGATTGGACAAGCCCAGTAAATTGTGGAAATTATAACACTGTTACAAAAAAATGTATAGGTGCTAAATAA
- a CDS encoding sensor histidine kinase, translated as MKLLNKLNIKFKLGVLFFIMCTSIALLSYKAIEVSEHNKETLRVVHSKSQDVLSLQDKIITPLYKLRELTQSLVIAPNSSIRDSIEKDLNFVIKNLDLEFKKLEPEQIKTLQMWQNYKSFVFQTEQYLKEEFQEGAYINVTTSSREQFALLIDSLLKTQSKFLNNSTIAYTRAVEQAKELKISILIYILFLFILATLIGWFVARNIINSIQIVQQGLNDFFSYLNHKKNSVEKIEINSKDEFHQIATSINTNVAIIQKNIQNNEIVMKDATKVLENIKSGNLGSRVTKTSNNETLNELKIMMNDMMENLEEKIQKEINQRLEQEQLLIQQSKLASMGEMIGNIAHQWRQPLAQISAIHMNMKITYDFDKFTKDYIDTKIKEANTLTSYMSQTISDFQNFFKPQGEKEEFSIEKACIDAYNILKSSLKYHEIEVTFNLIEDTQIFGYKNEYSQVILNVLSNAKDILIERKIENPKINIEIKEGENFAIVKITDNAGGVEKNIVNKIFEPYFTTRHKTQGTGIGLYMSKNIIERNMNGFINVINIENGALFTVKVKKVTD; from the coding sequence ATGAAACTATTAAATAAGCTAAATATCAAATTTAAACTAGGTGTTCTATTTTTTATAATGTGCACATCAATTGCTCTATTATCATATAAAGCAATTGAAGTAAGTGAGCATAATAAAGAAACCTTAAGAGTCGTACATAGTAAATCTCAAGATGTATTATCTTTACAAGATAAAATTATTACACCATTATATAAACTAAGAGAATTAACTCAATCTTTAGTAATAGCTCCAAATAGTTCTATACGAGATAGTATAGAAAAAGATTTAAATTTTGTAATTAAAAACCTAGATTTAGAGTTTAAAAAATTAGAACCTGAACAAATAAAAACTCTACAAATGTGGCAAAATTATAAAAGCTTTGTTTTTCAAACTGAACAATACTTAAAAGAAGAGTTTCAAGAGGGTGCTTATATAAATGTTACGACTTCAAGTAGGGAGCAGTTTGCTTTACTAATTGATAGTCTTTTAAAAACACAGAGTAAGTTTCTAAATAACTCTACGATTGCTTACACTCGAGCAGTTGAGCAGGCAAAAGAGTTAAAGATATCTATTTTAATATATATATTATTCTTATTTATTTTGGCAACACTTATTGGATGGTTTGTTGCTAGAAACATTATTAATTCTATACAAATAGTACAACAAGGGTTAAATGACTTTTTCTCATATTTAAATCATAAAAAAAATAGTGTAGAAAAAATTGAAATTAATTCAAAAGATGAGTTTCACCAAATTGCAACTTCAATTAATACAAATGTAGCAATAATCCAAAAAAATATACAAAATAATGAAATAGTAATGAAAGATGCTACGAAGGTATTAGAAAATATTAAAAGTGGAAACTTAGGATCTAGAGTTACTAAAACTAGTAATAATGAAACTTTAAATGAACTAAAAATTATGATGAATGATATGATGGAAAATCTTGAAGAAAAGATTCAAAAAGAAATTAATCAAAGACTTGAACAAGAACAACTTTTAATACAACAAAGTAAGCTAGCTTCAATGGGTGAAATGATTGGAAATATTGCTCATCAATGGAGACAACCATTAGCTCAGATTTCTGCAATACATATGAATATGAAAATTACGTATGACTTTGATAAGTTCACAAAAGATTATATAGATACAAAAATAAAAGAAGCAAATACACTAACTTCTTATATGTCCCAAACTATATCAGACTTTCAAAATTTTTTTAAACCTCAAGGTGAAAAGGAAGAATTTTCTATTGAAAAAGCTTGTATAGATGCTTATAATATTTTAAAGTCTTCACTTAAATATCATGAAATAGAAGTTACTTTCAATCTCATTGAGGATACACAAATATTTGGATATAAAAATGAATATTCCCAAGTTATTCTAAATGTTTTAAGTAATGCAAAAGATATATTGATTGAAAGAAAGATTGAAAACCCAAAAATTAACATAGAAATAAAAGAAGGTGAAAATTTTGCAATTGTAAAAATTACAGATAATGCAGGCGGTGTTGAAAAAAATATCGTAAATAAAATTTTTGAACCATATTTTACAACAAGACATAAAACACAAGGTACAGGTATTGGTTTGTATATGTCCAAAAATATTATTGAAAGAAATATGAATGGCTTTATAAATGTTATAAATATAGAAAATGGAGCTTTATTTACTGTAAAAGTTAAAAAAGTGACAGACTAG
- a CDS encoding ABC transporter substrate-binding protein has translation MYRIIILLIFIYTNSLAQEHLISKFEFRDDSANSNKAKPLNPKSHINIFLPSIPYSYIAKSTNSGLIRSYDNKRGWIYDLAKSHKRVGEYTYIFELRENLKFQDGKDFTMDDVLFNLEFFKKNPLLYTNIDKVDFDIIKLDKKRFKIVLKQKYEMFLTDLSRIYFYTKEYIEKYNPIGAETGTATKAAGAFGMGPYILQSGFALGSKQTEKLELVANPYYWNKNFPKIQRITVYTQLDVNKAIEDITKYEGKLDLMPIPFNKKIEVLLSEYSKLIISESTDNFVIFFNLINGNKKLQNQNIRQALNQALNQENLLNFVYKNEGKISPFTTSINYDIVKKVAEKYKFEEKKFSKSELNSLLNGLKLNIYTQDRFMFLLKGIEYQLKKYGVTFNYKITNSEKDIYEQLLKTNKNKNDKNWDLLIWGDDDWYYENPWSVFFIYETSGAWSTIKKDDLMQEYIKKYFITKTKTKEYEEVVKDILFRAKQKAYTLRVPSQNKVTAVNKEVIYKPYKGGIIPLWEIEISNNHWSLRPKNIEYKEEFKKAIKPKRIKYETIK, from the coding sequence TTGTATAGGATTATAATTCTACTAATTTTTATATATACAAACTCCTTAGCACAAGAGCATCTTATCTCTAAATTTGAGTTTAGAGATGATAGTGCGAACAGTAATAAAGCAAAACCTCTAAACCCAAAATCTCATATAAATATCTTTTTACCTTCAATTCCTTATTCTTATATTGCTAAATCAACAAACTCAGGATTGATCAGATCTTATGATAATAAAAGAGGTTGGATATATGATTTAGCAAAATCACACAAAAGAGTTGGTGAGTATACTTATATCTTTGAGCTTAGAGAAAATTTAAAGTTTCAAGATGGAAAAGATTTTACTATGGATGATGTTTTATTTAATCTTGAATTTTTTAAGAAGAATCCACTTTTATATACCAATATTGATAAAGTTGATTTTGATATTATAAAACTTGATAAAAAAAGATTTAAAATAGTTTTAAAACAAAAATATGAGATGTTTTTAACAGATTTATCACGAATTTATTTTTATACTAAAGAGTACATAGAAAAATATAATCCAATAGGAGCAGAAACAGGAACAGCTACAAAAGCAGCAGGTGCTTTTGGAATGGGTCCATATATTTTGCAAAGTGGTTTTGCTTTAGGAAGTAAGCAAACAGAAAAACTAGAACTTGTAGCAAATCCATATTATTGGAATAAAAACTTTCCAAAAATTCAAAGAATCACAGTCTACACACAACTTGATGTAAATAAAGCAATCGAAGATATTACAAAATATGAAGGAAAGCTTGATTTAATGCCAATCCCTTTTAATAAAAAAATCGAAGTGTTATTATCAGAGTATTCAAAGCTTATTATTTCAGAATCCACAGATAATTTTGTAATATTTTTTAACCTTATAAATGGAAATAAAAAACTTCAAAACCAAAATATAAGGCAAGCATTAAATCAAGCATTAAATCAAGAAAACCTACTTAATTTTGTATATAAAAATGAAGGTAAAATATCTCCATTTACAACTTCTATTAATTACGATATTGTAAAGAAAGTTGCAGAAAAGTATAAATTTGAAGAGAAAAAGTTTTCTAAAAGTGAATTAAATAGTTTGTTAAATGGCTTAAAACTAAATATTTATACTCAAGATAGGTTTATGTTTTTACTTAAAGGTATTGAATATCAATTAAAAAAATATGGTGTAACTTTTAATTATAAAATTACAAATAGTGAAAAAGATATATATGAGCAGCTTTTAAAAACTAATAAAAATAAAAATGATAAAAACTGGGATTTATTAATATGGGGAGATGATGATTGGTATTATGAAAACCCTTGGTCAGTATTTTTTATTTATGAAACATCAGGGGCTTGGTCAACTATAAAAAAAGATGATTTAATGCAAGAGTATATAAAGAAGTATTTTATCACAAAAACAAAAACTAAAGAGTATGAAGAAGTTGTAAAAGATATACTTTTTAGAGCAAAGCAAAAGGCTTATACTTTAAGAGTCCCTTCTCAAAATAAAGTAACAGCAGTAAATAAAGAAGTAATATACAAACCATATAAAGGTGGAATTATACCTTTATGGGAAATAGAGATAAGTAATAATCACTGGTCTTTAAGACCTAAAAATATAGAGTATAAAGAAGAATTTAAAAAAGCAATAAAACCAAAAAGAATTAAATATGAAACTATTAAATAA
- a CDS encoding response regulator transcription factor: protein MRKDVLEKLQNLTLLYAEDEIGIRENIADSLRYYVKEVYEANDGEEGYKLYLEKNPDIILSDIRMPNVNGIEFIKKVRQTDKNIPVVMITAHTDKEYLLDAVELHMEKYIVKPLDLDELFESLNNCVNMLDSNKKVILKVDKDYVYDYDLKELKYKDESIILNKKEMTFLEVLISNQSRVVNYEEFQDKVWGDDVMTDSALRSLVRNLRKKLPTDMIFNLSGVGYRFV, encoded by the coding sequence ATGAGAAAAGATGTACTTGAAAAATTACAAAACTTGACTCTTCTTTATGCTGAAGATGAAATAGGAATTAGAGAAAATATTGCAGATTCTCTAAGATACTATGTAAAAGAAGTTTATGAAGCAAATGATGGAGAGGAAGGATATAAATTATATCTTGAAAAAAATCCTGATATTATTTTAAGTGATATTCGTATGCCAAATGTAAATGGTATTGAATTTATAAAAAAAGTTAGACAAACAGATAAAAATATCCCAGTTGTTATGATAACTGCTCATACAGATAAAGAGTATTTGCTAGATGCTGTTGAATTACATATGGAAAAATATATTGTAAAACCTCTTGATTTAGATGAGTTATTTGAATCTTTAAATAACTGTGTAAACATGCTAGATTCAAATAAAAAAGTTATATTAAAAGTTGATAAAGATTATGTTTATGATTATGATTTAAAAGAATTAAAATACAAAGATGAAAGTATTATTTTAAATAAAAAAGAGATGACTTTTTTAGAAGTTTTAATATCAAATCAATCGCGAGTTGTTAATTATGAAGAATTCCAAGATAAAGTTTGGGGCGATGATGTTATGACTGATAGCGCACTAAGATCATTAGTTAGGAATTTACGAAAAAAACTTCCCACAGATATGATTTTTAATCTTTCAGGAGTTGGATATCGATTTGTATAG
- a CDS encoding molybdopterin-dependent oxidoreductase gives MNNSRRNFLKKGAIGTAAIAASTTISGAATNIMESRTKKIPSASHFGPFYAHVRDDKIVDITSQLDSDANPTVIVKGLADRNTSNSRVKYPVVRKSYLEGKGRGDLRGKEEFVRVSWETALDLAADAIKKAQKKGGNEALYNASYGGWSIPGAFKPNVLAGRFFNQIGGAVGTAGEYSNGAAGPVNPGVVGDMEVYSIQTAHEQIIKHTEVMVLWGADLYKTNRAGYSVPNHRCYDAYEEYKKAGMKVILIDPIYNSSGQEFKADWIKIRPGSDVAMMMAMMYHLYKTGKYDKAFIEKYTHGFDKFLPYLLGKTDGIPKTTKWAEKLTEVPAKTIEQLAELMVSKRTMIAGNWAMQRAAHGEQVDWSIITLASMLGQIGLPGGGFGFSMHYEGGGDAASGKRTVGGLSQGKGGAVTLTIPASRMSDLINKPGEIVTYKGKTIKYPKVEFMLSAGGSPIGHQPNVNELIKAMRTLDTVVVIEPWWTPTAKMADIVFPATTTLERDDIASGMSYSNDRIFAMRKVVDARYESKDDYEIFTELAKRFGTEKRFTRDRTPMDWIQRLYKRSYANKVMKIAFEDFWEKGSVHYDIPDEARKYVRHEAFRKDPVVNALKTETGKIQIFSEKFESYKYKDFKGHAMWMEPEEWLGNKELAKKYPLHLVSPHPTYRIHTQMDNTWVQNVHKVQGREPIRISPNDAKKFGVKDGEIVEVYNNRGSILAGVVVTNTIRDGVAAIEEGAWYSPEDSSKENSRCNSGQVNVLTSSRPTSQMANATTANSTLVSIKKVNVVTPNVAYNPPKIQGA, from the coding sequence ATGAACAATTCAAGAAGAAACTTTTTAAAAAAAGGTGCCATAGGGACAGCTGCTATTGCTGCTAGTACTACAATAAGTGGTGCTGCTACAAATATTATGGAGTCAAGAACTAAAAAAATCCCAAGTGCTTCTCACTTTGGACCTTTTTATGCTCATGTAAGAGATGACAAAATTGTTGACATCACTTCACAATTAGATTCAGATGCAAACCCTACTGTTATAGTAAAAGGTTTAGCCGATAGGAATACTTCAAACTCAAGAGTTAAATATCCAGTAGTAAGAAAATCTTACTTAGAAGGAAAAGGTAGAGGTGATTTAAGAGGTAAAGAAGAATTTGTTAGAGTTTCATGGGAAACTGCACTTGATTTAGCTGCAGACGCTATTAAAAAAGCACAAAAAAAAGGTGGTAATGAAGCACTTTACAACGCATCTTATGGTGGTTGGTCAATTCCAGGAGCTTTTAAGCCAAATGTTTTAGCTGGAAGATTCTTTAACCAAATTGGTGGAGCTGTTGGAACTGCTGGTGAGTATTCAAATGGCGCTGCTGGTCCGGTAAATCCAGGAGTTGTTGGGGATATGGAAGTTTATTCTATTCAAACTGCACATGAACAAATTATCAAACATACAGAAGTTATGGTTTTATGGGGAGCTGATTTATACAAAACTAATAGAGCAGGTTATTCTGTACCAAATCACAGATGTTATGATGCTTATGAAGAGTACAAAAAAGCTGGTATGAAAGTAATTTTAATTGACCCTATTTATAATTCATCTGGACAAGAGTTTAAAGCTGATTGGATTAAAATTAGACCAGGTTCTGATGTTGCAATGATGATGGCAATGATGTATCATTTATATAAAACTGGTAAATATGATAAAGCATTTATTGAAAAATATACTCATGGATTTGATAAATTTTTACCATATCTTTTAGGAAAAACAGACGGAATTCCTAAAACAACAAAATGGGCTGAAAAATTAACAGAAGTACCTGCTAAAACAATTGAGCAATTAGCTGAATTAATGGTTTCTAAAAGAACTATGATTGCAGGAAACTGGGCAATGCAAAGAGCAGCACACGGTGAACAAGTTGATTGGTCTATAATTACTTTAGCTTCAATGCTTGGACAAATTGGATTACCAGGTGGTGGTTTTGGTTTCTCTATGCATTATGAAGGTGGTGGTGATGCTGCATCTGGAAAAAGAACTGTTGGTGGATTAAGTCAAGGAAAAGGTGGTGCGGTAACTCTTACTATTCCAGCTTCAAGAATGAGTGATTTAATTAATAAACCAGGTGAAATTGTTACTTATAAAGGTAAAACTATTAAGTATCCAAAAGTTGAGTTTATGTTAAGTGCAGGTGGCTCACCAATTGGACATCAACCAAATGTAAATGAGCTAATTAAAGCTATGAGAACATTAGATACTGTTGTTGTTATAGAACCATGGTGGACACCAACTGCTAAAATGGCAGATATTGTTTTTCCTGCAACTACAACTTTAGAAAGAGATGATATTGCTTCTGGTATGTCATACTCAAATGATAGAATTTTTGCAATGAGAAAAGTAGTTGATGCTAGATATGAGTCAAAAGATGATTATGAAATTTTCACTGAATTAGCAAAAAGATTTGGAACTGAAAAAAGATTTACAAGAGATAGAACTCCAATGGATTGGATTCAAAGATTATACAAAAGATCTTATGCAAATAAAGTAATGAAAATTGCTTTTGAAGATTTCTGGGAAAAAGGAAGTGTTCATTATGATATTCCTGATGAAGCTAGAAAATATGTTAGACATGAAGCGTTTAGAAAAGATCCTGTAGTAAATGCACTTAAAACAGAAACTGGGAAAATTCAAATTTTCTCTGAAAAGTTTGAAAGTTATAAATATAAAGACTTTAAAGGTCATGCAATGTGGATGGAGCCAGAAGAGTGGTTAGGGAATAAAGAATTAGCAAAAAAATATCCATTACACTTAGTATCACCACATCCAACATATAGAATCCATACACAAATGGATAATACATGGGTTCAAAATGTGCATAAAGTGCAAGGTAGAGAGCCAATTAGAATTTCTCCAAATGACGCTAAAAAATTTGGAGTAAAAGATGGCGAGATTGTTGAAGTATATAATAATAGAGGAAGTATTTTGGCAGGTGTAGTGGTTACAAATACTATTAGAGATGGTGTTGCAGCAATTGAGGAAGGAGCTTGGTATTCTCCTGAAGATAGTTCAAAAGAGAATTCAAGATGTAATTCTGGACAAGTTAATGTATTAACGTCATCAAGACCAACATCTCAAATGGCAAATGCAACAACAGCAAACTCAACACTAGTTTCAATTAAAAAGGTGAATGTAGTTACTCCAAATGTAGCATATAACCCACCAAAAATTCAAGGAGCTTAA